The following proteins are co-located in the Sulfurospirillum deleyianum DSM 6946 genome:
- a CDS encoding molybdopterin molybdotransferase MoeA, translating to MPHVHSLAFDEAIKNSLALATTKPHTEWVSLFDALGRTLAKEITCKKNLPSYTNAAMDGFAFTYKENVEQLRIKKTILAGDVVAPCLGENECYKIMTGAKVPEDADTILPFEDAHSYDETNVVLPSKLKKGSALRLKGEEARIGTCLLSEGVCMTSREIALLASQGIMMVEVYKKLHIAIFSTGNELKSPWENANENEIYDINAISLLSLLKEHGFDAHYCGVVPDHLETATAYFAQMKQYDVLLTSGGVSMGEADFVERALVANGFEASFHGINIKPGKPTMLGKMGSILVTSMPGNPLAAYVNAFVFVIPLLKKLQGQTTIHFEKIDALNQEAFSMRSGRVNLVLGTFSKGVFHAFGKNKYGSGMVKPLIGSNALWISDEKTERVEAMEAIKIILF from the coding sequence ATGCCACATGTTCACAGCCTCGCTTTTGATGAAGCCATCAAAAACTCACTCGCCCTAGCCACAACCAAACCCCATACAGAATGGGTGAGTCTCTTTGACGCACTAGGGCGTACCTTAGCAAAAGAAATAACATGTAAAAAAAATCTTCCCTCGTACACCAACGCTGCGATGGATGGTTTTGCCTTTACATATAAAGAAAATGTAGAGCAACTTCGTATTAAAAAAACGATTTTAGCAGGAGATGTTGTTGCTCCTTGCTTAGGTGAAAATGAGTGCTACAAAATTATGACAGGGGCTAAAGTTCCAGAAGATGCCGATACCATCCTTCCCTTTGAAGATGCACACTCTTATGATGAAACCAACGTCGTACTCCCCTCTAAACTCAAAAAAGGAAGTGCCCTGCGTCTTAAAGGAGAAGAAGCCCGCATCGGGACATGCTTACTTTCTGAGGGCGTTTGTATGACATCTCGTGAAATTGCCCTTCTTGCTTCGCAGGGAATTATGATGGTTGAAGTCTATAAAAAACTGCACATCGCTATCTTCTCCACAGGCAATGAACTCAAATCCCCATGGGAAAATGCTAACGAAAATGAAATTTATGATATCAATGCCATCTCGCTTCTCTCTCTCCTCAAAGAGCATGGATTTGATGCGCATTACTGCGGGGTTGTTCCTGATCATTTAGAAACCGCTACTGCCTATTTTGCACAAATGAAACAGTATGATGTGCTCTTAACCAGCGGTGGGGTGAGTATGGGAGAAGCAGATTTTGTAGAACGTGCTTTAGTCGCCAATGGTTTTGAAGCCTCATTTCACGGCATCAATATCAAACCAGGCAAACCCACCATGCTAGGAAAAATGGGAAGTATTCTCGTTACTTCAATGCCAGGGAACCCTTTGGCAGCGTATGTCAACGCCTTTGTTTTTGTTATACCTTTATTGAAAAAATTACAAGGACAAACAACCATCCATTTTGAAAAAATTGACGCCCTAAATCAAGAAGCTTTTTCCATGCGTTCAGGTCGTGTTAATCTTGTTTTAGGTACGTTTAGCAAAGGTGTTTTTCATGCGTTTGGAAAAAACAAATATGGCTCAGGTATGGTAAAACCTCTTATTGGAAGCAACGCACTTTGGATCAGTGATGAAAAAACAGAGCGTGTTGAGGCAATGGAGGCGATTAAAATCATCCTTTTTTAA